The region GCATCACCGGAGGCGGCGAAGTGCTCGGCGATGGCATACCCGATGCCGCTGCCCGCTCCGGTGACGACGATCTGTCGCACAACAATCTCCTTTAGCTCTAAAACAACTAAGCTCACGGTAGCTCGCTCCCGCCGGCGGGCGCAAGGACGCCGGCGGGAGCGGTCGGCCACATCGGACGGTGCTTCGGCGAAAGTGCTTGCGCGGCAGCGGCGGTGATCCGAGAGTGTGCTGTTGTGAGCGGACCGGGGAACGCGTGGTGAGCGGCGAGCAGGTGTCGGTGCTCTCGGCCGGGGGCACGACGGTGTCCTATGTCGGTGCCGGAGCCGGACGGGTGCGCATCCTGGACGCCGAGGGGCCCGGCGCGGCGGATCTGGTGTGGTCACGGCTGTCGGACCACACGGTCATCGCCCCGGTCCGGCTCGGCGAGGAGCTGGTGGCACGCGGGGGCCGGCCGGGCAGGCGGGCGCACGGGATGCGCCGGGATCTGCGTGCCGATCCGCCACCGCCGCAGTGGGCGGATGCGGCCCTGCGGCGGGGTTTGCGGCTGGTGGCCTGCGATCGTCCGGCCCACCAGCTGGTGCCGGCCTGGCGTGCGGCGTTCCCGCCCGGACATCCCGACGCCCACGGGGGAACCGACGAGCAGGTGGCGGGGATGATCGCCCCGCTGCTGGCCGGGCGGGTGCTGGGGCCGCTGCTGCCGTGCAGCGCGCTGGTCGTCGACGGCGGCGACCGGGTGGTGGCCGGCCTGGTGGTCAACGACCGCGACGGCACGCCGTGGGTCGGCGACGTCTTCCGCCTGCCGGAGCCGGAGTGCGCCGGGCTCGGCGGACTGCTGCTGCGCCGCGCGATGGCCGAGCTGGCCCGCGACGGCCACGGTGCGGTCGGGCTGGCGGTGACCACGTCCAACCCGGCCCGCCACCTCTACCGCAAGCTGGGGTTCGAGATCACCGACACGTGGCTGACGGTGCTGCCGGCCGTGTGCTGACCATATGAGCTCAATTGCCTCTTCCCGTGGTGTTGGTGCAGGTCAGCGAGCCGACCACCACGGTCGTGGTCGTTGCTACCACGGGTGTGGTGGGTCAGTGGTGGGCTTCGACGGCGTGGGCGGGTTGCCACCAGTAGTCGTGGAGCTGGTGTGCGGTGACGTGGGCGAATCCGGCGGCGCGCAGTTGTGCCGTCCAGTCCTGGATGGACTGTTCGTGGTTGGTGCGGTCGGTGGTGGTGAACTTGCCGAGCACGACGGGCAGGATGAAGCCGAGTCCGACCAGGTCGCGGTCGTGGGCGTATTCGCGCACGCCGCGCTCGACGCGCCGCAGGAACTCGCCGAACCAGTCCGGCGCCAGGGGTTCGGGGACCTCGGGCGCGTCGAACTCGACGAGGACGAAGGTCCGGGTGTGCTGGGCGAGCCATTCCAGGATGGCGGGCCGCTGGTGGGGCGGGACGCTTTGCAGCGCGAAGGTGGACTGCGCGAGGTCCCACTGCCGGTCGGGGTGGGCGGTGGCGAAGTCCTGGACGGTGTCGTTCCAGACCTGGTGGGAAATGCCCCGGTCGCGCAAGGCGTCGCGGGTGTGGGTGAGCAGGTCGGCGCTGGGTTCGACGACGTCGACGTGCGGTGCGTCGTCGTCGAGCGCGGGCAGCAGGGCCAGGCCGTCGCCTGCGCCGATGTCGAGAATCCGGCGTGGGCTGTGGCGCCGGTGGGCGCGGCGCAATGCCGCGGAGGTCGCCTCGTAGAGCGCGATGTTGCCGCCGCCGCGGATGAAGGCCTGGAAGGCCGCGGGGGAGTCGTAGACGTCGCCGGCGCCGGGCCCGGCGGTGAAGCGCACGAGCAGGCGGGCGAACTCGCGTGCGGGGTCGAGCTCCGCGGCCCGCACGGCGCAGGCGTGCGCGGTGTCGCGGTCACCCACCGCATGGCTCCACACGGCCAGCTGCAGGGCGCTGTCGGCGCCGGTGACCTGATCGGTCATCTCGGCCGGGGCGGCGCCGTCGAGGTATCCCCGGTAGATCGCGGCCACGGACTGCTGTTGCGGCAACGCCGCCTCCTCGCACTCGTCGATCGTGCCAGCTTTGGCCATCACCACGGGTGCGCACAAGATCGGCCGCGGGGTTCAGGTGGGGGAGTCGAGGTAGCCGCGTCCTCGGGGCGAGAGGCGGTAGCCGACCTCCAGGCTTTCGGTGAGGCCGAGCTCCTTGAGCTTCCAGACGTCGGACTTGAACCGCGCCACCGGGCGGTTCTGCGTCGCGGCGAGCTCGGCGGCGCGCACGCCGGGGTTGTCGCGCAGCAGTTCCAGCATCCGGCGGGTCCAGGGGCCGCGCGGCGAGGAGGTGTCCATCCTGGCCAGTCGCCGGTCGAGGTCGGCGCGCTCGGAGGCGGACAGCTCGGCCTGCTCGCGCAGTGCCACGCGCGGGTCCGGGCCCGCGTAGCCGATCTCGATGCGGTAGACCCGGCCGGTGCCGTGCTTGTCCAGCGAGCTGCGCAGTCCGGCGGCGGTGTCGAAACCGGCGCGCCGGGCCTGCTCGTCGGTGATCGTCTCGGGCTCGACCGCCTCGACCGCGCCGATGGCGATGACCCCGGCCGCGGTGCGCATCCGCGAACCCGTCCTGGCCTGCGGACTGGCCCAGCGGCGGAAGGCCAGGGTGATCCGGCCGTCGACCACGCCGCGCAGGACCCGGCTGCTCAACAACACCCGCCCACGCTAGCCGGTGGCCGCACGCGGCTCACGGCGGATCGGTCAGCGCCTCGCCCCGCGCGCACCGGGGGCACTGCTCGGCGCTCCACAACTCGTGCGGCCAGGTTTCGACCACCTCCAGCGGCACCGCCAGGTCCTCGGCGGTGCGCCGAGCCCCGTCGCCGAGGGCGAGCAGTCCGCCGACGGCGACCACCTCGCCGCCGCGGTGGCGCAGTTCGCGGGCGGTCGTGGCGACCGCGGACCCGGCGTTGAGCACATCGTCGACGACCGCGATGCGCTGCCCGGTGAGCACCTGGTGCACGCCGGCGGGAAGCCGGTAGGTGACGCGGTCGTGGTGCTGGTGGCGCTGCGCGGCGAAGAACCGCAGGTCCAGAGCCTCGGCGAGGTGCTGGGCGACGAAGGCGCCGCCGGTCAGCGGCCCGCACACCGCGGTGATGCCGTGCCGGGCGAGCCGGCCCGCCAGCGCGGCCGACAGCGGCCGCACCGACGCGGGGCGCAGGAACAACCGGTCCAGATCCAGCCACAGCCGGCCGTGGTGCCCGGACTCGAAGCGGAAGTGGCCTTCGCGCACGCACAGCAGTTCGGCCAGTCGACTCGGTGCCATCGGCCGACCCTCACCGCACCGCGCCTCGGTGGCAAGCCGTTTTCTCGCGCACAAACCACGCGACCGCCGCGGTCGGGCCGACTACCGTGTTGCGCCGTCACCAGTGCGACCCGAAAGGACCACCGTGGCGTTCACCCTCACCACCCCGCGGCTGCGACTGGCCGAGTGGAGCACCCGCGACCACGACCTGCTGCGCACCCTGGCCGGTGACGACCGGATGGTGCGCTTCGTGGGCAACCGCCGGCCGTGGAGCCCCGAGGTGGTCGCCCGCCGCCACGCCGCGGCGCTGGCCCACTGGGCCGAGCACGGCATCGGATGGATGACCATCGGCTTCCACGACCGCCCCGAGGCGGTCGGCCTGGTGTCGGTCACCCACCGCACGGCCGAGGAGTCGGCACTCGCCGAACCGGCCATCGAACTCGGCTGGTGGGTGGCTCCGGCGGCGTGGGGCCAGGGCGTGGCCACCGAGGCGGTGCGCGCGGCCCGCGACGCCGCCTTCGCCCACACCGACCTGCTCTACGCCGGATACCAGCGCGGCAACGACGCCTCCGGCAAAGTGATGACCAAGCTCGGCATGGCCCACCGCCTGGACTTCACCGACGACGACGGCCACCCCTGCCACGTCCACGCCCTGACCCGCCAGGAGTGGCGGCGGCTGGCCTGACCCGCACCGTCGGCCCAGCGCAGGCCGAAAGGGCGATGATCACGAGACGCCAACGACCCCCTCCGCCGCAGTACCCCCGGGCCCCGGATCGGGAGACAATCCCAGCATGCTGCAGGTCTGCCTCAACGGCGCCCGGTCTCCCCGCGAGCACCACCACCTCCCGGTCCGCCCGGAGGAACTCGCCGCGGCCGCCGCGGCCAGCGTCGCCGCCGGCGCCGAGGACATCCACCTGCACCCCAAGGCACCGGGCGGGTTCGACAGCCTCGACCCGCACATCGTGGCCGCCACGCTGCGGGCGGTGCGCGCGGCCGCGCCGGGCACCCCGATCGGCATCACCACCGGCGCCTGGACCACCCCCGACCCGCAGGACCGCATCCGCCTGATCCGCTCGTGGAGCGTGCTGCCCGACCACGCCTCGGTCAACTGGCACGAGCCCGGCGCCGAGCAGGTCGCCCAGGCGCTGCTGGAGCGGGGTGTCGCGGTGGAGGCCGGCATCTACTCCGGCACCGGCGCCGAGGAGCCGTTCCTGAACTCACCGCTGCGCCACCACGTGCTTCGGGTGCTGGCCGAGGTCTCCGACCGCACCGCCCGCGGCGCCGCGGGCACCGCCGAGGCCCTGCTGCGGCGGCTGCATCCCGCCCCGGCGCCGGTGCTGCTGCACGGCGAGGCCGCCGGGGCCTGGCCGGTGCTGGCCCTGGCGCTGCGCCGCGACCTGGACACCCGCATCGGCCTGGAGGACACCCTGCAACTGCCCGACGGCCAGATCGCCGCCGACAACGCCGAACTGGTCACCGCCGCCGTCGAACGCATGCGCGCCCGCCAGTCCTCCTGAAAAGCCCCGCACCCGGCTGAGACAGCACAGCGGCCAGTGCCGGCGGATTGGCCGTTTCCCACCGCGGTCCTCGAACCTAACGTCCTGCTCGTCCACCATCCCACCGAACCGAGCAGGTGCGATGATCAGCATCGAGTCCCTGGCCGCGATCGCCCTGGTCGCCCTCGGCCTGGTCCTGACCCCGGGCCCCAACAT is a window of Saccharopolyspora erythraea NRRL 2338 DNA encoding:
- a CDS encoding GNAT family N-acetyltransferase gives rise to the protein MSGEQVSVLSAGGTTVSYVGAGAGRVRILDAEGPGAADLVWSRLSDHTVIAPVRLGEELVARGGRPGRRAHGMRRDLRADPPPPQWADAALRRGLRLVACDRPAHQLVPAWRAAFPPGHPDAHGGTDEQVAGMIAPLLAGRVLGPLLPCSALVVDGGDRVVAGLVVNDRDGTPWVGDVFRLPEPECAGLGGLLLRRAMAELARDGHGAVGLAVTTSNPARHLYRKLGFEITDTWLTVLPAVC
- a CDS encoding methyltransferase domain-containing protein — encoded protein: MAKAGTIDECEEAALPQQQSVAAIYRGYLDGAAPAEMTDQVTGADSALQLAVWSHAVGDRDTAHACAVRAAELDPAREFARLLVRFTAGPGAGDVYDSPAAFQAFIRGGGNIALYEATSAALRRAHRRHSPRRILDIGAGDGLALLPALDDDAPHVDVVEPSADLLTHTRDALRDRGISHQVWNDTVQDFATAHPDRQWDLAQSTFALQSVPPHQRPAILEWLAQHTRTFVLVEFDAPEVPEPLAPDWFGEFLRRVERGVREYAHDRDLVGLGFILPVVLGKFTTTDRTNHEQSIQDWTAQLRAAGFAHVTAHQLHDYWWQPAHAVEAHH
- a CDS encoding orotate phosphoribosyltransferase; translation: MAPSRLAELLCVREGHFRFESGHHGRLWLDLDRLFLRPASVRPLSAALAGRLARHGITAVCGPLTGGAFVAQHLAEALDLRFFAAQRHQHHDRVTYRLPAGVHQVLTGQRIAVVDDVLNAGSAVATTARELRHRGGEVVAVGGLLALGDGARRTAEDLAVPLEVVETWPHELWSAEQCPRCARGEALTDPP
- a CDS encoding GNAT family N-acetyltransferase, whose amino-acid sequence is MAFTLTTPRLRLAEWSTRDHDLLRTLAGDDRMVRFVGNRRPWSPEVVARRHAAALAHWAEHGIGWMTIGFHDRPEAVGLVSVTHRTAEESALAEPAIELGWWVAPAAWGQGVATEAVRAARDAAFAHTDLLYAGYQRGNDASGKVMTKLGMAHRLDFTDDDGHPCHVHALTRQEWRRLA
- a CDS encoding 3-keto-5-aminohexanoate cleavage protein — protein: MLQVCLNGARSPREHHHLPVRPEELAAAAAASVAAGAEDIHLHPKAPGGFDSLDPHIVAATLRAVRAAAPGTPIGITTGAWTTPDPQDRIRLIRSWSVLPDHASVNWHEPGAEQVAQALLERGVAVEAGIYSGTGAEEPFLNSPLRHHVLRVLAEVSDRTARGAAGTAEALLRRLHPAPAPVLLHGEAAGAWPVLALALRRDLDTRIGLEDTLQLPDGQIAADNAELVTAAVERMRARQSS